Within the Bacteroidota bacterium genome, the region AATTATCAACCATTATAAGGATGATCCTCTTTGAATTTTTTCAATCGAAATGCTAGATCTGCAAATTGGTTTCGATCTACTTGCGAAACACAAGCTCTTAATCCTTCCAGACGTTCGCTTCCTGTAATGGCCAGAGAAATAGCACTTACACCATAGTAAAGTAATTCTTCAACCAATTCTTCACCACTAAAACCGGGGTAGCAAATAGTGAAATAAAAACCATCGGCTATGGGTTGATCGATATCGGTGTCATAAACAATTTCGAATCCGTTATCCAGAAAATACTTTTTCATTACTTTCGCTTTTTCTGCATAATCCAATACATCTTTACGGTATTTATATTGTCCTTCATTCACAGCCTTTAGTATGGCAGCCAAACCATATTGAGGAGAATGGGCTGTACCTGAGCTTAAGGCATATATAGAACCAAATATCAGTGCTCTACCAAACAAGTCTGAAGAAAAATATCTTCTTAAATCAGCTGATTGTGTGTTGAAAACTTTATCAGAAACGACCAGCATACCAATTCGTTGCCCGGCATAACTGAAAACTTTGGAACTGGAAATAAGTAAAATGTAATTATCAGTATATTGTGAAACACTTGGCTGATATGGAGGAACACCCGGTTCAGAATAATCCTTACGGAAATCCATTCCGAAATAAGCCAGATCTTCGATTACCACTACATTGTACTTATCGGCTAATTCTGCAATTGTTTTCAGTTCATCATCTGTAAAACAAATCCATGACGGATTATTTGGATTGGAATAAATAATGGAGACAATATTTCCTTTACTCAAATAGCTTTCGAGTTTCTCTCTAAGTTTTTCGCCACGGTAGTTATATACATCAAAACTCTC harbors:
- a CDS encoding pyridoxal phosphate-dependent aminotransferase, whose protein sequence is MKNTPINYQIVKQKIEESGVQNIGKASIRELLKVVSQIEKETGEKFIRMEMGVPGLPPAKIGVEAEIEALRKGVASLYPNIEGIPELKAEIVRFVKLFLNIDVDPSGCIPTVGSMLGGFASFMTLGRLYEGKDTTLFIDPGFPVQKQQHHVLGQKYESFDVYNYRGEKLREKLESYLSKGNIVSIIYSNPNNPSWICFTDDELKTIAELADKYNVVVIEDLAYFGMDFRKDYSEPGVPPYQPSVSQYTDNYILLISSSKVFSYAGQRIGMLVVSDKVFNTQSADLRRYFSSDLFGRALIFGSIYALSSGTAHSPQYGLAAILKAVNEGQYKYRKDVLDYAEKAKVMKKYFLDNGFEIVYDTDIDQPIADGFYFTICYPGFSGEELVEELLYYGVSAISLAITGSERLEGLRACVSQVDRNQFADLAFRLKKFKEDHPYNG